In the Rhizobium sp. CB3090 genome, one interval contains:
- a CDS encoding TRAP transporter large permease subunit, whose protein sequence is MIEFVAVNMAPIMFASLIIFLLIGYPVAFALAANGLLFFWIGVELAPYSGGSINLSWPLLNALPDRFWGVMSNDTLLAIPFFTFMGIVLERSGMAEDLLDTVGQLFGPVRGGLAYAVIFVGALLAATTGVVAASVIAMGLISLPIMLRYGYDRSLASGVIAASGTLAQIIPPSLVLIVLADQLGRSVGDMYAGALIPGLVLTGIYMLYVLIMSIVRPNSMPALPKEARSLGSGVTSLFIALLVCAGVAYAAHVYLKPAYGENADILGATVGVAFIYVVAVIDKTMKFKLMSRLAQQVIIVLIPPLALIFLVLGTIFLGIATPTEGGAMGATGALVMAAAKGRLNMDVVRSALASTTRLSSFVLFILIGSRVFSLTFYGVNGHVWVEHLLVSLPGGQVGFLIVVNLLVFVLAFFLDFFELAFIIVPLLAPAADKLGIDLIWFGILLGINMQTSFMHPPFGFALFYLRSVAAKVPYLDKVTGKKMAPVTTGQIYWGAVPFVGIQILMVSLAIMFPQMVMHYKGAGAGIDPNAIKIEVPGFGAPGQDNGSGLGLPGGLQLPGANPLDNKPADQGGEKKNPPANDLSQPPSFN, encoded by the coding sequence ATGATCGAATTCGTCGCCGTGAACATGGCCCCGATCATGTTCGCTTCCCTGATCATTTTCCTGCTGATCGGATATCCCGTCGCCTTTGCGCTCGCCGCCAACGGATTGCTGTTCTTCTGGATCGGCGTCGAGCTGGCGCCTTATTCGGGCGGTTCCATCAATCTGTCCTGGCCTTTGCTCAACGCGCTGCCGGATCGATTCTGGGGCGTGATGTCCAACGACACGCTACTGGCGATCCCGTTCTTCACCTTCATGGGCATCGTGCTGGAACGCTCAGGGATGGCGGAGGATCTGCTCGATACCGTCGGTCAGCTCTTCGGCCCGGTCCGTGGCGGTCTCGCCTATGCAGTGATCTTCGTCGGCGCCCTGCTTGCCGCCACCACCGGCGTTGTCGCGGCCTCGGTCATCGCCATGGGGCTGATCTCGCTGCCGATCATGCTGCGCTATGGTTATGATCGCAGCCTGGCATCCGGCGTTATCGCCGCTTCGGGCACGCTCGCGCAGATCATTCCGCCGTCGCTGGTGCTGATCGTGCTGGCGGATCAGCTCGGCCGCTCGGTCGGCGATATGTATGCCGGTGCGCTGATCCCCGGCCTGGTGCTGACCGGCATCTACATGCTCTACGTGCTGATCATGTCGATCGTCCGGCCGAATTCGATGCCGGCGCTGCCGAAGGAGGCGCGCTCGCTCGGCTCCGGTGTGACCTCGCTTTTCATCGCGCTTCTGGTTTGCGCCGGGGTTGCCTATGCGGCGCACGTCTACCTGAAGCCGGCCTACGGTGAAAATGCCGATATTCTCGGCGCAACCGTGGGCGTCGCTTTCATCTATGTCGTCGCCGTCATCGACAAGACGATGAAGTTCAAGCTTATGTCACGTCTCGCCCAGCAGGTGATCATCGTGCTGATCCCGCCTTTGGCTCTGATCTTCCTCGTGCTCGGCACCATCTTCCTCGGCATCGCAACGCCGACGGAAGGCGGCGCTATGGGCGCGACCGGCGCTTTGGTGATGGCTGCGGCAAAGGGGCGGCTGAACATGGATGTCGTTCGCTCGGCACTCGCATCGACGACACGGCTCTCCTCTTTCGTGCTGTTCATCCTGATCGGCTCGCGCGTGTTTTCGCTGACCTTCTACGGCGTCAACGGCCATGTCTGGGTGGAACATCTGCTGGTGTCGCTGCCGGGCGGGCAGGTCGGCTTCCTGATTGTCGTCAATCTGCTGGTGTTCGTGCTGGCCTTCTTCCTCGATTTCTTCGAGCTTGCCTTCATCATCGTGCCGCTGCTGGCGCCCGCTGCCGACAAGCTCGGTATCGACCTGATCTGGTTTGGTATCCTGCTCGGCATCAACATGCAGACGAGCTTCATGCATCCGCCCTTCGGCTTTGCGTTGTTCTACCTGCGCTCGGTGGCTGCAAAGGTGCCTTATCTCGACAAGGTCACCGGCAAGAAAATGGCGCCAGTGACGACGGGGCAGATTTATTGGGGGGCGGTGCCTTTCGTCGGCATTCAGATCCTGATGGTGAGTCTGGCGATCATGTTCCCGCAAATGGTCATGCACTATAAGGGTGCGGGGGCCGGAATCGATCCCAATGCGATCAAGATCGAAGTGCCCGGCTTTGGCGCGCCCGGCCAGGATAATGGCAGTGGTCTTGGTTTGCCTGGCGGCCTGCAGCTTCCGGGCGCCAATCCGCTCGACAATAAGCCGGCTGATCAGGGCGGTGAAAAGAAAAATCCGCCCGCCAATGATCTCAGCCAGCCGCCGTCATTCAATTGA
- a CDS encoding prolyl oligopeptidase family serine peptidase, translating to MNLHLEHDDDPLTLQFVAERDAQSEQALMTPEFEVDSAAIKALIERKERLIQVVRRGKWLFDFHRSADHPLGMWFRLPANLAPSPDAPWEPIFDLDAFCASENKLWLWRGAITCPWEPTRVLLCLSDGGSDLGRLLEFDCEAKSIVEGGFDTPPTRCHATWLSRDEIAYFGSIDRLSSTRSGWPRVGRRLKRGQPPAKAPLLYATADTDVYGSCLVFDPVLAGIAKKGTAKPIRLFITGHEIGSSSVFIKEQDFSLRRIDLPRDIDVQLSYSYCLWLAKTDERIPAGSLALQPLPRQATDASAEAMRVLFSPGERQSVSQFLLMREWCVFVVSDKLQPRLFVFDLTRADATIQEIALPADVQTVTVWPLYSDLHLGDDTLQVYGEGFLQPPSCYRLELADRRKPLELIHTASSPAYFDTDGMTSELLEATSEDGTRVPYRLVLPKTWTQGELPVLMYGYGGFDFSVRPQYSGVIGRWLEQGCAYVQAYIRGGGELGPNWHRAAKGRGRHRAFADFVAVARDLVARGYTRPSRIAANGGSNGGLLAGVMLTRYPRDFGAVWCQVPVLDMSRFHVFPAGKAWIDEYGNPDDQADRDYLLSYSPLHNLKPASEITYPPVYIESSGNDDRVHPSHARRFAARLEELGHHPLFHEFHSGGHGGDGASTQLAARIALGYSFLRETIVKPHEV from the coding sequence ATGAATCTCCATCTCGAGCACGACGACGATCCACTGACACTGCAATTCGTCGCTGAAAGGGATGCACAGTCTGAACAGGCTCTGATGACGCCTGAGTTTGAGGTGGACAGCGCGGCGATCAAGGCTCTGATCGAGCGTAAGGAGCGGCTGATCCAGGTGGTGCGCCGCGGCAAGTGGCTGTTCGACTTCCATCGCAGCGCAGATCATCCTCTCGGCATGTGGTTCCGCTTGCCCGCCAATCTCGCCCCTTCGCCCGACGCGCCCTGGGAACCTATCTTCGATCTCGATGCTTTCTGCGCATCGGAGAACAAGCTTTGGCTCTGGCGCGGCGCAATCACCTGCCCGTGGGAACCGACGCGGGTGTTGCTTTGCCTCTCCGACGGCGGCTCCGATCTTGGGCGCCTGCTAGAGTTCGATTGCGAAGCCAAGAGCATCGTCGAAGGCGGATTCGACACGCCGCCGACACGTTGCCATGCCACCTGGCTCAGCCGCGACGAGATCGCCTATTTCGGCTCGATCGACCGCCTCTCCTCGACGCGCTCCGGCTGGCCCCGCGTCGGCCGCCGTCTGAAACGCGGCCAGCCGCCGGCAAAGGCACCCCTGCTCTACGCCACCGCCGACACCGACGTCTACGGCTCCTGCCTGGTCTTCGATCCGGTGCTTGCCGGCATCGCAAAGAAGGGTACGGCCAAGCCGATCCGCCTGTTCATCACCGGCCACGAAATCGGCAGTTCCAGCGTCTTCATCAAAGAGCAGGATTTTTCGTTGCGGCGGATCGATCTGCCAAGGGATATCGACGTCCAGCTCAGCTATTCCTATTGTCTCTGGCTCGCCAAGACCGACGAGCGCATACCGGCCGGCAGCCTCGCGCTGCAACCCTTGCCACGGCAGGCCACCGATGCCAGCGCCGAGGCGATGCGCGTGTTGTTTTCGCCTGGCGAGCGGCAGTCAGTGTCACAATTCCTGCTCATGCGCGAATGGTGCGTCTTTGTCGTTTCCGACAAATTGCAGCCCCGCCTCTTCGTCTTCGACCTCACCAGGGCAGATGCGACGATCCAGGAAATCGCGCTGCCGGCAGATGTCCAGACGGTAACGGTCTGGCCGCTCTATTCCGACCTCCATCTCGGCGACGATACATTGCAGGTCTATGGCGAAGGCTTCCTGCAGCCGCCCTCCTGCTATCGCCTGGAGCTTGCCGACCGCAGGAAGCCGCTTGAACTCATTCACACCGCAAGCTCTCCGGCCTATTTCGATACGGACGGCATGACCTCCGAATTGCTCGAGGCCACGTCCGAAGACGGCACGAGGGTGCCATACCGGCTGGTCTTGCCGAAGACATGGACCCAAGGTGAGCTACCGGTGCTGATGTACGGTTATGGCGGCTTCGATTTCTCGGTCCGTCCGCAATATTCCGGCGTCATCGGCCGCTGGCTGGAACAGGGCTGCGCCTATGTGCAAGCCTATATCCGCGGCGGCGGTGAACTCGGTCCGAACTGGCATCGCGCCGCCAAAGGCCGTGGCCGCCACAGAGCCTTTGCCGATTTCGTTGCCGTCGCCCGCGATCTCGTCGCTCGCGGTTATACCAGGCCGTCGCGCATAGCTGCCAATGGCGGCAGCAATGGCGGGCTGCTTGCCGGCGTGATGCTGACGCGCTACCCACGCGACTTCGGCGCGGTCTGGTGTCAGGTGCCGGTGCTCGACATGAGCCGCTTCCATGTCTTCCCCGCCGGTAAGGCCTGGATCGACGAATATGGCAATCCAGACGACCAGGCGGACCGGGACTATCTGCTTTCCTATTCGCCGCTGCACAATCTCAAGCCGGCTTCGGAGATCACCTATCCGCCCGTCTATATCGAAAGTTCCGGCAATGACGACCGGGTTCATCCCTCGCATGCGCGGCGGTTTGCGGCGCGTTTGGAGGAGCTCGGCCATCATCCGCTGTTCCATGAATTCCATTCGGGCGGCCATGGGGGCGACGGCGCATCGACACAACTCGCGGCGCGCATCGCACTCGGTTACAGTTTCCTTCGGGAGACGATCGTGAAACCGCATGAGGTTTGA
- a CDS encoding DNA polymerase III subunit chi, with protein sequence MTDVLFYHLTESKLEDALPPLIDKSVERGWQVAIQAREAARRDALDVHLWTYREDSFLPHGTDDGEMPDKQPVLLTVSSDNVNNATVRFFVDGAEASGIENYQRVVFMFDGYDQEQLEGARAQWKKLKGEGHNLTYWQQTQDGRWEKKA encoded by the coding sequence ATGACCGACGTTCTCTTCTATCATTTGACCGAATCGAAGCTGGAGGATGCCCTTCCGCCGCTGATCGACAAAAGTGTCGAGCGCGGCTGGCAGGTCGCCATCCAGGCGCGCGAAGCGGCACGCCGGGATGCTCTCGACGTGCATCTCTGGACCTATCGCGAGGACAGTTTTCTGCCGCATGGCACGGATGATGGAGAAATGCCGGACAAACAGCCGGTGCTGCTGACTGTTTCGTCCGATAACGTGAATAACGCCACCGTCCGCTTCTTCGTCGATGGCGCCGAAGCATCAGGGATCGAGAACTATCAGCGCGTCGTTTTCATGTTCGATGGCTACGACCAAGAGCAATTGGAAGGTGCCCGCGCGCAGTGGAAGAAGCTGAAAGGCGAGGGGCACAACCTTACCTATTGGCAGCAGACGCAGGACGGGCGCTGGGAGAAGAAGGCGTGA
- a CDS encoding TRAP transporter small permease subunit: MRALLGFSRLVDAGTEIIGKAVSWLILVAVLVSAGNAVVRKVFNTSSNAWLEAQWYLFGAAFLLAAAYTLRQNEHIRIDIVYGALPRRVQHWIDLLGHCLFLMPFVLLMVYDLVPYVRMSFMSGEVSSSAGGLIIWPGKALLLAGFFVLAVQGVSEIIKKIAVMRGDMEDPTPYVPTHAPLDAETPAGEAR; this comes from the coding sequence ATAAGAGCATTGCTCGGCTTCAGCCGACTCGTGGATGCTGGGACGGAAATCATTGGCAAGGCGGTTTCCTGGCTCATTCTGGTCGCCGTGCTGGTCAGTGCCGGAAATGCCGTCGTCCGCAAAGTGTTCAACACTTCGTCCAACGCCTGGCTGGAAGCGCAATGGTATCTGTTCGGCGCCGCCTTCTTGCTCGCCGCCGCCTATACCCTTCGGCAAAACGAGCACATCCGCATCGATATCGTCTATGGCGCCCTGCCGCGGCGCGTCCAGCACTGGATCGATCTGCTCGGTCATTGCCTGTTCCTCATGCCATTCGTGCTTCTGATGGTTTATGATCTGGTGCCTTATGTCCGTATGTCCTTCATGTCCGGCGAGGTTTCGTCCAGTGCCGGCGGCCTGATCATCTGGCCGGGCAAGGCATTGTTGCTGGCAGGCTTCTTTGTGCTGGCGGTGCAGGGTGTTTCCGAAATCATCAAGAAGATCGCCGTCATGCGCGGCGATATGGAGGACCCGACACCGTACGTACCGACGCATGCGCCCCTTGATGCCGAAACGCCGGCCGGGGAGGCGCGCTGA
- a CDS encoding Gfo/Idh/MocA family oxidoreductase — MSPINLAIVGVGKIVRDQHLPSIANNPDFKLIATASRHGTVDGIPAFTSIEAMLDAVPGIDAVSLCMPPQYRYEAAYKALEAGKHVFLEKPPGATLSEVADLEALAKAKGVSLFASWHSRYAPAVEAAKAFLAGTTIKSVHVIWKEDVRHWHPNQEWIWQAGGLGVFDPGINALSIVTHILPPLFLTGAVLEFPENRDSPIAADLQFKSGQGLAVHAEFDWRQTGKQSWDIVAETEAGQMVLSEGGSKLSVNGDLTFTAPEAEYPSLYRRFAEIVKAGTSDVDLAPLRHVADAFMLGKRKFVEAFHD, encoded by the coding sequence ATGTCCCCCATCAACCTCGCCATCGTCGGCGTCGGCAAGATCGTCCGCGACCAGCACCTTCCTTCCATCGCGAACAATCCAGATTTCAAACTGATCGCCACGGCAAGCCGCCACGGCACGGTGGACGGCATTCCGGCCTTCACCAGCATCGAGGCCATGCTGGATGCGGTTCCCGGGATCGATGCCGTCTCGCTCTGCATGCCGCCACAATATCGCTACGAGGCTGCCTACAAGGCGCTCGAGGCTGGCAAGCATGTCTTCCTGGAAAAGCCGCCGGGCGCCACGCTGAGCGAAGTCGCCGATCTCGAAGCGCTCGCCAAGGCCAAGGGCGTTTCCCTCTTCGCAAGCTGGCATTCGCGTTATGCGCCGGCCGTCGAGGCCGCGAAGGCTTTTCTCGCCGGAACGACGATCAAGAGCGTCCATGTCATCTGGAAGGAAGACGTGCGCCATTGGCATCCGAATCAGGAATGGATCTGGCAGGCGGGCGGTCTCGGCGTCTTCGATCCGGGCATCAATGCCCTGTCGATCGTCACCCACATCCTGCCGCCGCTGTTCCTGACGGGCGCCGTGCTGGAATTCCCCGAAAACCGCGATTCGCCGATTGCGGCCGACCTGCAGTTCAAGAGCGGCCAGGGGCTTGCCGTCCATGCGGAATTCGACTGGCGCCAGACCGGCAAGCAGAGCTGGGATATCGTCGCAGAAACCGAAGCGGGGCAGATGGTGCTCTCCGAGGGCGGCTCGAAGCTTTCCGTGAACGGCGATTTGACGTTCACCGCTCCCGAGGCTGAATATCCTTCGCTCTATCGCCGCTTCGCCGAAATCGTCAAAGCCGGCACGTCGGATGTTGACCTCGCCCCGCTTCGCCACGTCGCCGACGCCTTCATGCTCGGCAAGCGCAAGTTCGTCGAGGCTTTCCACGACTAA
- a CDS encoding leucyl aminopeptidase: MSVKFEVSFAKSVRLNGGLAILLKDTDSELPAGAESADPANVFAKAARIARFTAKGLSSLDIVAPEGSPVDRIIVIGTGKAKELSAHDWLKLGGGAAAKIRNVEKAAIFIDVPGAEAKAAADFALGMLLRAYSFDTYKTKKNGDDDKNGTPKTVKVTIVTSNAVAAKKLFAASEAIADGVILARDLVNEPPNVLGPAEFAAKAKGLEKLGVEVEILTEREMRRLGMGALLGVAQGSVRPPRLVIMQWKGGKPKDRPVAFVGKGVVFDTGGISIKPAAGMEDMKGDMGGAAAVTGLMHALAARGAKVNAIGVIGLVENMPDGNAQRPGDIVTSMSGQTIEVINTDAEGRLVLCDALWYTNDRFKPQFMINLATLTGAILVALGNLHAGLFSNDDKLANELTAAGLATNERLWRMPLGKDYDKMIDSKFADMKNTGGRHAGSITAAQFLKRFVQETPWAHLDIAGTAMGSIQDEINQSWGSGFGVRLLDELVRQNYES; this comes from the coding sequence ATGTCTGTGAAATTCGAGGTTTCCTTTGCCAAATCGGTCCGGCTGAATGGCGGTTTGGCCATTCTCCTGAAAGACACGGATAGCGAGTTGCCGGCAGGGGCGGAGAGCGCCGATCCGGCGAATGTTTTCGCCAAGGCCGCACGGATCGCCCGGTTCACCGCCAAAGGCTTGAGCAGCCTCGATATCGTCGCACCCGAGGGTTCGCCGGTCGACCGGATCATCGTCATCGGCACAGGCAAGGCGAAGGAACTGAGTGCGCATGATTGGCTGAAGCTCGGCGGCGGTGCGGCTGCGAAAATTCGCAACGTCGAAAAGGCCGCGATCTTCATCGATGTACCCGGCGCTGAGGCCAAGGCGGCAGCCGATTTCGCCCTCGGCATGCTGTTGCGCGCCTACAGCTTCGATACCTACAAGACCAAGAAGAACGGTGACGATGACAAGAACGGTACGCCGAAAACCGTCAAGGTGACCATCGTCACCTCGAATGCCGTTGCCGCCAAGAAGCTCTTCGCCGCATCGGAGGCGATTGCCGACGGTGTGATTCTCGCTCGTGATCTCGTCAACGAGCCGCCGAATGTTCTCGGCCCGGCCGAGTTTGCCGCCAAAGCCAAGGGGCTGGAAAAGCTCGGCGTCGAAGTGGAGATCCTGACGGAGCGAGAAATGCGCCGGCTCGGCATGGGTGCGCTGCTTGGCGTGGCGCAGGGGTCCGTACGTCCACCGCGCCTGGTGATCATGCAGTGGAAGGGCGGCAAGCCGAAGGACAGGCCGGTTGCCTTTGTCGGCAAGGGCGTGGTGTTCGACACCGGCGGCATTTCCATCAAGCCGGCTGCCGGCATGGAGGATATGAAGGGCGATATGGGCGGGGCCGCCGCCGTTACGGGCCTGATGCACGCGCTCGCCGCCCGCGGCGCCAAGGTCAACGCGATCGGCGTGATCGGTCTGGTCGAAAACATGCCTGACGGCAATGCCCAGCGTCCCGGCGATATCGTCACCTCCATGTCGGGCCAGACGATCGAAGTGATCAATACGGATGCCGAAGGCCGGCTCGTGCTCTGCGATGCGCTCTGGTACACCAACGACCGCTTCAAGCCGCAGTTCATGATCAACCTCGCGACGCTGACCGGTGCGATTCTCGTCGCGCTCGGCAATCTGCATGCCGGCCTGTTCAGCAACGACGATAAGTTGGCGAACGAACTGACCGCCGCCGGCCTTGCCACCAACGAGCGCCTGTGGCGCATGCCGCTCGGCAAGGACTACGACAAGATGATCGACAGCAAGTTCGCCGATATGAAAAATACCGGCGGACGTCATGCCGGTTCGATCACCGCCGCGCAGTTCCTCAAGCGCTTCGTCCAGGAAACGCCCTGGGCGCATCTCGACATTGCCGGCACGGCCATGGGCTCGATCCAGGACGAGATCAACCAGTCCTGGGGTTCGGGTTTCGGCGTGCGCCTGCTCGATGAGCTGGTTCGCCAGAACTATGAATCGTGA
- a CDS encoding TRAP transporter substrate-binding protein, whose protein sequence is MDRRSFLRKAGVAGAGSVAATALAAPAIAQSNPKINWRLTSSFPKSLDTIYGGAEVLSKFVSEATDGNFTIQVFAAGEIVPGLQAADATSAGTVEACHTVSYYYWGKDPVWALGAAVPFALNARGMNAWQYHGGGIDMFNEFLATQGLIGFPSGNTGVQMGGWFRKEINTVADLKGLKMRIGGFAGKVVERLGVVPQQIAGGDIYPALEKGTIDAAEWVGPYDDEKLGFYKVAPYYYYPGWWEGGPTVHVMFNKAAYEGLPKAYQSLLRTAAQATDADMLQKYDYLNPAAIKRVVAEGAKLRPFSTDIMNACFDKSNEVYAEMEASNPTFKKIWESIKAFRGRHYLYAQVAEYSYDVYMMTQQRAGKL, encoded by the coding sequence ATGGATCGTCGTTCATTTCTGAGGAAAGCCGGTGTTGCCGGCGCGGGTTCGGTCGCCGCAACAGCGCTGGCCGCTCCCGCCATTGCTCAGAGCAATCCGAAAATCAACTGGCGCCTGACCTCATCGTTCCCGAAATCGCTCGACACGATCTACGGCGGCGCCGAGGTGCTGTCCAAATTCGTCTCGGAAGCGACCGACGGCAACTTCACCATCCAGGTCTTCGCCGCCGGCGAAATCGTCCCCGGCTTGCAGGCTGCCGACGCGACATCCGCGGGCACAGTCGAAGCCTGCCACACGGTCTCCTATTATTATTGGGGCAAGGATCCGGTCTGGGCGCTGGGCGCTGCCGTTCCTTTCGCCCTCAATGCCCGCGGCATGAATGCCTGGCAGTACCATGGCGGCGGGATCGACATGTTCAACGAGTTCCTGGCGACGCAGGGCCTGATCGGCTTTCCGAGCGGCAATACCGGTGTGCAGATGGGCGGATGGTTCCGGAAGGAAATCAACACCGTAGCCGACCTCAAGGGCCTGAAGATGCGCATCGGCGGCTTCGCCGGCAAGGTGGTGGAGCGCCTCGGCGTCGTGCCGCAGCAGATCGCCGGCGGCGACATCTATCCGGCGCTGGAAAAAGGCACGATCGATGCGGCCGAGTGGGTGGGCCCCTATGACGACGAAAAGCTCGGTTTCTACAAGGTCGCGCCCTATTACTACTATCCCGGCTGGTGGGAAGGCGGTCCGACCGTACACGTGATGTTCAACAAGGCAGCCTATGAAGGCCTGCCGAAAGCCTATCAGTCGCTGCTGCGCACGGCCGCCCAGGCAACCGATGCCGATATGCTGCAGAAATACGACTATCTCAACCCCGCAGCCATCAAGCGTGTCGTCGCCGAAGGCGCGAAGCTGCGTCCGTTCAGCACCGACATCATGAACGCCTGCTTCGACAAGTCGAACGAAGTCTATGCCGAGATGGAAGCATCGAACCCGACCTTCAAAAAGATTTGGGAATCGATCAAGGCGTTCCGCGGCCGCCACTATCTCTACGCCCAGGTCGCAGAATACAGCTACGACGTGTATATGATGACACAGCAGCGCGCCGGGAAGCTCTGA
- a CDS encoding polysaccharide deacetylase family protein: MTFRLLLAGLAVSLSVAGCATKPGNDASLKTSFAAEEPHHKPLKPNDPIDMEPTKWAGAELETRETGDTGGPHHLVGRTLEVSSLHDLKLDDKEVILSFDDGPAPGKTERILSTLDRFGVKATFMMVGEMAEAHPATARRVFADGDTIGSHTFRHPDLDKMSFDMAMAEIDRGEHAVAKVIGTDVSFFRFPYLADSKRLRTAVAMRDLVVMDVDIDSKDYFNSKPSAVVTRTMDQLHRRGRGIILMHDIHQRTATMLPTLLARLESEGYKVVTLKYKGTSAPATNLIAQASLRVMR, from the coding sequence ATGACCTTCCGTCTTCTCCTGGCCGGTCTTGCCGTGTCCTTATCCGTTGCCGGTTGCGCGACAAAACCGGGCAACGATGCCTCGCTGAAGACGAGTTTTGCCGCGGAAGAGCCGCATCATAAGCCGCTGAAGCCCAACGACCCCATCGACATGGAGCCGACGAAATGGGCCGGTGCCGAGCTTGAAACCCGGGAGACGGGCGATACCGGCGGCCCGCATCACTTGGTCGGGCGCACATTGGAAGTGTCCTCGCTGCACGATCTCAAGCTGGACGACAAGGAGGTCATTCTCAGCTTCGACGACGGTCCGGCACCGGGCAAGACGGAGCGCATCCTCTCCACGCTCGACAGGTTCGGCGTCAAGGCCACCTTCATGATGGTTGGCGAGATGGCGGAGGCGCACCCGGCCACCGCCCGCAGGGTCTTTGCCGACGGAGACACGATCGGCAGCCATACCTTCCGCCACCCCGATCTCGACAAGATGAGCTTCGACATGGCGATGGCCGAGATCGACCGCGGCGAGCACGCCGTCGCCAAGGTCATCGGTACGGATGTTTCCTTCTTCCGCTTCCCTTATCTCGCCGATTCCAAGCGCCTGCGCACCGCCGTCGCCATGCGTGATCTCGTCGTCATGGATGTGGATATCGACAGCAAGGACTATTTCAACTCGAAGCCCTCCGCCGTCGTCACCCGCACCATGGACCAGTTGCACAGGCGCGGTCGCGGCATCATCCTGATGCACGACATCCACCAGCGCACTGCCACCATGCTGCCGACTCTTTTGGCGCGCCTCGAAAGCGAGGGCTACAAGGTCGTGACGCTGAAGTACAAGGGCACCTCAGCGCCGGCAACGAATCTTATCGCCCAGGCCAGCCTCAGAGTTATGCGCTGA